The Acidobacteriota bacterium genomic sequence CAAGATTGTAATTAAGTTTTGATGGATTGATGCAGGTGAATGGCTGACGCATCCTTCACCTTTCATCGTTCATCGAATCAACGGTAGAATGAATGGTAGAGATTTTTCGGAGGTAAAAAAATGAGTGAACATATCAAAGAAATTACAGACAACAGTTTTGAAACAGAAGTTTTAAAATCAGAGAAACTCACACTGGTCGATTTTTGGGCGGAATGGTGCGGGCCGTGTCTGGCGCTTGCGCCCACCGTCGAAGAGGTTGCCAAACAGTATGCGGGTAACCTCAACGTCGCGAAATTGAACGTCGATTACAGCCCGGACACCCCGCCGCGTTATGGCATTCGCGGCATCCCGACTTTGATTTTATTCAAAGGCGGGCAGGAGGTTGACCGCATCGTCGGGTTTGTCGGCAAAGGCGCAATTGAAGCGATGATTCAAAAACACGCGGGCGTTTCTGCCAAGGCATAAGCTTAAATTTTAAAACTTAAACCGGCGCGATGGATGTGGGTGAACTTTTACCGGCATTCATCGCGCCGACTGATTTAAACTTTAAATAACAATTCGGCAACGAATATTTTAAACCCCTATAAAACTATGGAACGAACATTAAGGCTAATTTCAAACAACCATAATGCAAATCAAGCGCATTCATTCAACGATTCCCATCCTTCGGATGAAGAGTTGCTGGATGCTTATTCAAAAGCGGTTATCGATGCGGCGGAACGCATCAATCCTTCGGTCGTCTACATCGAAGTTCATCACGCCGGAAACGCATCACCCAATGGACGGCGCGGCGCGCAACCTTCGGGCGGCAGCGGTTCAGGGTTTGTGTTTACGCCCGATGGCTTTGTGCTGACCAATAGCCATGTGGTTCATAATGCCAGGCGAATCGATGTGGCGTTTTCGGATGGGCGGCGTTTTGAAGCCGAACCGATTGGCGATGACCCCGACACAGACCTGGCGGTAGTAAGAATCAACGCGCCCAATCTGGTGCCTGTATTTTTGGGCGATTCGCAGAAGGTGAAGGTCGGGCAACTCGCCATCGCCATCGGCAACCCTTACGGCTTTCAATACACCGTGACCGCTGGCGTAGTGAGCGCGCTGGGACGCAGTTTGCGTTCGCGTTCGGGGCGACTGATTGACAACATCATTCAAACCGATGCGGCGCTCAATCCCGGCAATTCCGGTGGCCCGCTGGTGACCTCGCGCGGCGAAGTCATCGGCGTCAACACGGCGATGATTTTGCCCGCGCAAGGCATTTCATTTGCGATTGCCATCAATACGGCGAAATTCATTACCGGCAAATTGATTAAAGAAGGTCGGGTGCGGCGCAGTTACATAGGCGTTGGCGGGCAAGTCGTACCGCTGCCGCGCGCCGTGGTGCGGTCATTGAATCTGGTAATTGAAAGCGGCGTGTTGATTGTGTCGAGCGAAGAAAGCAGTCCGGCTCGGCGCGCGGGGCTTCAGGAGGGTGATGTGATTATCGCTTTCGATGGACAGCCGATTGCCGGAATTGATGACCTGCACCGAATGCTCACCGAAGAAAAAGTCGATACCAGAGCCGGTATAACGATTGTCCGCTACATCAATAATCAGGCGCAAAAATTGACGCTCACCATCGTGCCGCAGGAATCGAAATCGACATAGGTTTGATTATCACTT encodes the following:
- the trxA gene encoding thioredoxin; translation: MSEHIKEITDNSFETEVLKSEKLTLVDFWAEWCGPCLALAPTVEEVAKQYAGNLNVAKLNVDYSPDTPPRYGIRGIPTLILFKGGQEVDRIVGFVGKGAIEAMIQKHAGVSAKA
- a CDS encoding trypsin-like peptidase domain-containing protein, which produces MERTLRLISNNHNANQAHSFNDSHPSDEELLDAYSKAVIDAAERINPSVVYIEVHHAGNASPNGRRGAQPSGGSGSGFVFTPDGFVLTNSHVVHNARRIDVAFSDGRRFEAEPIGDDPDTDLAVVRINAPNLVPVFLGDSQKVKVGQLAIAIGNPYGFQYTVTAGVVSALGRSLRSRSGRLIDNIIQTDAALNPGNSGGPLVTSRGEVIGVNTAMILPAQGISFAIAINTAKFITGKLIKEGRVRRSYIGVGGQVVPLPRAVVRSLNLVIESGVLIVSSEESSPARRAGLQEGDVIIAFDGQPIAGIDDLHRMLTEEKVDTRAGITIVRYINNQAQKLTLTIVPQESKST